The Budorcas taxicolor isolate Tak-1 chromosome 25, Takin1.1, whole genome shotgun sequence genome includes a region encoding these proteins:
- the PCNX3 gene encoding pecanex-like protein 3 isoform X4, with protein sequence MGSQVLQILRQGVWASLTGGWFFDPHQSTFSNCFHLYVWIFLLTFPFLLYMVLPPSLMVAGVYCLVVAVIFATIKTVNYRLHAMFDQGEIVEKRNSTMGEPEEEPVQGDSSLPRSVRDPGVEMTVFRKVSSTPPVRCSSQHSVFGFNQVSELLPRIEDSGPLRDIKELVREQGSNNVIVTSADREMLKLSSQEKLIGDLPQTPPGAAPDPSLPSTDSSERSPLAGDGAPWSGGSVADTPMSPLLKGSLSQELSKSFLTLTRPERALVRTSSRREQRRGAGGYQPLDRRGSGDPTPQKAGSSDSCFSGTDRETLSSFKSEKTNSTHLDSPPGGQAPEGSDTDPPSEAELPASPDAGVPSDDTLRSFDTVVGAGTPPGLAEPLLVVRPKDLALLRPSKRRPPVRRHSPATGRAPRRPLLEGRGFFEDDDTSEGSELSPASSLRSQRRYSTDSSSSTSCYSPESSRGAAGGARKRRAPHGAEEGMAVPPKRPYGTQRTPSTASAKTHARVLSMDGAGGDALRGPPAAGSKAELEAQAGVELAAAEPAVLPAEARRGPTANQPGWRGELREEGALGGAAEETGKRDHSSNVRRAQAIRRRHNAGSNPTPPASVMGSPPSSLQEAQRGRAASHSRALTLPSALHFASSLLLTRAGANVHEACTFDDTSEGAVHYFYDESGVRRSYTFGLAGGGYENPVGQQGEQAANGAWDRHSHSSSFHSADVPEATGGLNLLQPRPVVLQGMQVRRVPLEIPEEQTLMEEAPPRAQHSYKYWLLPGRWTSVRYERLALLALLDRTRGLLENILGVGLSSLVAFLGYLLLLKGFFTDIWVFQFCLVIASCQYSLLKSVQPDAASPMHGHNWVIAYSRPVYFCICCLLIWLLDILGSAQPFPPVSLYGLTLFSASFFFCARDVATVFTLCFPFVFLLGLLPQVNTCLMYLLEQIDMHGFGGTAATSPLTAIFSLSRSLLAAALLYGFCLGAIKSPWPEQHVPVIFSVFCGLLVALSYHLSRQSSDPTVLWSLVRSKLFPELEERSLETARAEPPDPLPEKMRQSVREVLHSDLVMCVVIAVLTFAISASTVFIALKSVLGFVLYALAGAVGFFTHYLLPQLRKQLPWFCLSQPVLKPLEYSQYEVRGAAQVMWFEKLYAGLQCVEKYLIYPAVVLNALTVDAHTVVSHPDKFCLYCRALLMTVAGLKLLRSAFCCPPQQYLTLAFTVLLFHFDCPRLSQGFLLDYFVMSLLCSKLWDLLYKLRFVLTYIAPWQITWGSAFHAFAQPFAVPHSAMLFVQALLSALFSTPLNPLLGSAVFIMSYARPLKFWERDYNTKRVDHSNTRLVTQLDRNPGADDNNLNSIFYEHLTRSLQHTLCGDLVLGRWGNYGPGDCFVLASDYLNALVHLIEVGNGLVTFQLRGLEFRGTYCQQREVEAITEGVEEDEGCCCCEPGHLPRVLSFNAAFGQRWLAWEVTASKYVLEGYSISDNNAASMLQVFDLRKILVTYYVRSIIYYVSRSPKLEAWLSHEGIATALRPVRAPGYADSDPTFSLSVDEDYDLRLSGLSLPSFCAVHLEWIQYCASRRGQPVDQDWNSPLVTLCFGLCVLGRRALGTASHSMSASLEPFLYGLHALFKGDFRITSPRDEWVFADMDLLHRVVAPGVRMALKLHQDHFTSPDEYEEPAALYDAIAANEERLVISHEGDPAWRSAILSNTPSLLALRHVLDDASDEYKIIMLNRRHLGFRVIKVNRECVRGLWAGQQQELVFLRNRNPERGSIQNAKQALRNMINSSCDQPLGYPIYVSPLTTSLAGSHPQLRALWGGPVSLGAIAHWLLRSWERLHKGCGAGCNSGGNVDDSDCGGGGGLTSLSNNPPLAQPTPENTAGAGDQPLPPGPAWGPRPSLSGSGDGRPPPLLQWPPPRLPGPSPASPAPPEGPRPSRPPGPGLLSSEGPSGKWSLGGRKGLGGSEGEPASGSPKGSTPKSQAPLDLSLNPDISTEASPPRTVRDIPCLDSSAPEGGTPTGALGDWPAPAEERESPAAQPLLEHQY encoded by the exons atggggtcacaggtaTTGCAGATCCTACGCCAGGGGGTGTGGGCCTCGCTCACCGGCGGTTGGTTCTTCGACCCGCACCAGAGCACCTTCTCCAACTGCTTCCACCTCTATGTCTGGATCTTCCTGCTCACCTTCCCTTTCTTGCTGTACATG GTCCTGCCCCCCAGCTTGATGGTGGCTGGTGTGTACTGCCTTGTGGTGGCTGTCATCTTCGCTACCATCAAGACTGTGAACTATCGGCTGCATGCTATGTTCGACCAGGGCGAGATTGTGGAGAAGCGCAACTCTACCATGGGGGAACCAGAGGAAGAGCCTGTCCAGGGGGACAGCAGTCTGCCCAGGTCGGTGAG AGACCCTGGAGTGGAGATGACCGTATTTCGAAAAGTGAGTTCCACGCCCCCCGTGCGCTGTAGCTCTCAGCATTCCGTGTTTGGCTTCAACCAGGTCTCG GAGTTGCTGCCCCGGATAGAGGACTCTGGGCCCCTCAGAG ACATCAAGGAGCTGGTGCGGGAGCAGGGCAGCAACAACGTGATCGTGACCTCGGCCGATCGAGAGATGCTGAAGCTAAGCTCACAGGAGAAGCTGA TTGGAGACCTTCCCCAGACGCCTCCAGGGGCTGCCCCGGACCCTTCTCTTCCCAGCACGGACTCCTCAGAACGTTCTCCCCTGGCTGGAGACGGAGCCCCGTGGAGTGGCGGCAGTGTGGCTGATACTCCCATGAGCCCCCTCCTGAAGGGCAGCCTCAGCCAGGAGCTTAGCAAGAGTTTCCTGACCCTGACCCGGCCCGAGCGGGCCCTGGTGAGGACCAGCAGTCGACGGGAACAGCGCCGAGGAGCGGGTGGCTACCAGCCCCTGGACCGGCGGGGCTCAGGGGACCCCACGCCCCAGAAAGCTGGCTCCTCAGATTCCTGCTTCAGTGGCACTGACAGGGAGACGTTGAGCAGCTTCAAGAGTGAGAAGACCAATTCTACCCACCTGGACAGCCCTCCTGGCGGGCAAGCCCCCGAGGGCAGCGACACAGACCCTCCCTCGGAGGCAGAGCTACCTGCCTCCCCGGATGCTGGAGTCCCCTCGGATGACACGCTGCGCTCCTTTGACACCGTCGTAGGAGCAGGGACGCCGCCTGGCCTGGCCGAGCCTCTCCTGGTCGTGCGGCCCAAGGACTTGGCACTGCTCCGGCCCAGCAAACGGCGGCCACCCGTGCGGAGACACTCCCCCGCCACCGGCCGGGCCCCTCGGCGGCCGCTGCTGGAAGGCCGGGGCTTCTTCGAGGATGACGACACCAGCGAGGGCAGTGAACTGAGCCCGGCCTCCAGCCTCCGGTCCCAGCGCCGCTACAGCACTGACAGCTCCTCCTCCACTTCGTGCTATTCCCCCGAGAGTTCTCGGGGGGCCGCTGGGGGAGCCCGAAAACGACGGGCCCCCCACGGGGCTGAGGAGGGGATGGCTGTGCCCCCCAAGCGGCCCTATGGGACCCAGCGGACGCCTAGTACTGCCAGCGCCAAAACGCACGCTCGAGTGCTGAGCATGGACGGGGCCGGGGGGGATGCCCTGCGGGGTCCCCCGGCCGCCGGCTCCAAGGCTGAGCTGGAGGCCCAGGCGGGGGTGGAGCTGGCTGCTGCTGAGCCCGCTGTGCTGCCCGCTGAGGCCCGCAGGGGGCCTACCGCCAACCAGCCTGGCTGGCGCGGGGAGCTGCGGGAGGAAGGTGCGCTGGGGGGAG CTGCCGAGGAGACTGGCAAGCGGGACCACTCAAGCAATGTGAGGCGGGCACAGGCCATCCGGAGGCGGCACAACGCCGGCAGcaaccccacccccccagcctcGGTCATGGGCTCGCCCCCCAG cagccTGCAGGAGGCTCAGCGGGGCCGCGCGGCCTCCCACTCCCGAGCTCTGACGCTGCCCTCGGCCCTGCACTTCGCCTCCTCGCTGCTGCTTACCCGGGCTGGCGCCAACGTGCACGAGGCCTGCACCTTTGATGACACCTCTGAGGGTGCCGTGCACTACTTCTACGACGAGAGCG GTGTGCGGCGTTCCTACACCTTTGGCCTGGCCGGGGGCGGCTATGAGAACCCCGTAGGGCAGCAGGGGGAGCAGGCAGCCAACGGAGCATG GGATCGCCACTCGCATTCCTCCAGCTTCCACTCAGCTGACGTCCCGGAGGCCACTGGCGGCCTGAACCTGCTGCAGCCTCGGCCTGTGGTCCTgcagggcatgcaggtgcgcCGAGTGCCCCTGGAGATCCCGGAG GAGCAGACGCTGATGGAGGAAGCGCCACCCCGGGCCCAGCACAGTTATAAGTACTGGCTTCTTCCTGGCCGCTGGACCTCTGTGCGCTACGAGCGGCTCGCCCTGCTGGCACTGCTGGACCG GACGCGTGGGCTGCTGGAGAACATCCTCGGTGTCGGCCTGAGCAGCCTTGTCGCCTTCCTGGGCTACCTGCTGCTGCTCAAGGGCTTCTTCACGGACATTTGGGTCTTCCAGTTCTGCCTGGTCATCGCCTCCTGCCAGTATTCCCTGCTGAAG AGCGTGCAGCCGGATGCCGCCTCTCCCATGCAC ggccacAACTGGGTGATCGCGTACAGCCGGCCCGTCTACTTCTGCATCTGCTGTCTGCTCATCTGGCTGCTGGACATCCTGGGCTCTGCGCAGCCGTTCCCGCCCGTCTCCCTCTATGGCCTCACACTGTTCTCCGCCTCCTTCTTCTTTTGTGCCCGTGATGTGGCCACTG TGTTCACCTTGTGCTTCCCGTTCGTCTTCCTCCTGGGCCTCTTGCCCCAGGTGAACACCTGCCTCATGTACCTGCTGGAGCAGATAGACATGCACGGCTTTGGGGGCACAG CCGCCACCAGCCCCCTGACTGCCATCTTCAGCCTCTCCCGCAGCCTGCTGGCCGCCGCCCTGCTCTACGGCTTCTGCCTTGGGGCCATCAAG AGCCCTTGGCCCGAGCAGCACGTCCCTGTCATCTTCTCCGTCTTCTGTGGCCTCCTGGTGGCGCTCTCCTACCACCTGAGCCGGCAGAGCAGCGACCCCACTGTACTCTG GTCTCTGGTCCGGAGCAAGCTCTTCCCTGAGCTGGAGGAGCGGAGCTTGGAGACCGCCCGCGCCGAGCCCCCAGACCCACTGCCAGAAAAGATGCGCCAGTCAGTG CGCGAGGTCCTCCACTCCGACCTGGTGATGTGTGTGGTGATCGCCGTGCTCACCTTTGCCATCAGCGCCAGCACCGTCTTCATTGCCCTGAAG TCTGTGCTAGGTTTTGTGTTGTATGCGCTGGCGGGGGCCGTAGGCTTCTTCACACATTACCTGCTGCCGCAGCTCCGCAAACAGCTGCCCTGGTTCTGCCTGTCGCAGCCTGTGCTGAAGCCGCTGGAGTACAGCCAGTACGAAGTGCGAG GTGCTGCCCAGGTGATGTGGTTTGAGAAGCTGTATGCCGGCCTGCAGTGCGTGGAGAAGTACCTCATCTACCCAGCTGTGGTGCTCAATGCCCTCACGGTGGACGCTCACACAGTCGTCAGCCACCCGGACAAGTTCTGCCTCTA CTGCCGGGCGCTGCTCATGACTGTGGCTGGGCTGAAGCTGCTGCGCTCTGCTTTCTGCTGCCCGCCGCAGCAGTACCTGACCTTGGCCTTCACCGTCTTGCTCTTTCACTTCGACTGCCCGCGCCTCTCCCAGGGCTTCCTGCTCGACTACTTCGTCATGTCTCTGCTCTGCAGCAAG CTGTGGGACCTGCTGTACAAGTTGCGTTTCGTGCTGACCTACATCGCGCCCTGGCAGATCACCTGGGGCTCAGCTTTCCACGCTTTTGCCCAGCCGTTTGCCGTGCCAC ACTCGGCCATGCTGTTCGTTCAGGCCTTGCTCTCGGCACTCTTTTCCACGCCTCTCAACCCACTGCTAGGCAGCGCCGTCTTCATCATGTCCTACGCGCGGCCCCTTAAGTTCTGGGAGCGTGACTACAA CACTAAACGCGTGGATCATTCCAACACCCGCCTGGTCACTCAGCTGGACCGGAACCCCG GCGCTGATGACAACAACCTCAACTCGATCTTCTACGAGCACTTGACCCGCTCGCTGCAGCACACACTGTGTGGGGACCTGGTGCTGGGCCGCTGGGGCAACTACGGCCCCGGCGACTGCTTCGTCCTGGCCTCCGACTACCTCAACGCCCTGGTCCACCTCATCGAGGTTGGCAACGGCCTCGTCACCTTCCAGCTGCGTGGCCTCGAGTTCCGGG GTACATACTGCCAGCAGCGGGAGGTGGAGGCCATCACCGAGGGCGTGGAGGAGgatgagggctgctgctgctgcgagcCAGGCCACCTGCCGCGGGTCCTGTCCTTCAATGCAGCCTTCGGGCAGCGCTGGCTGGCCTGGGAGGTGACGGCCAGCAAGTACGTGCTGGAGGGCTACAGCATCAGCGATAACAACGCCGCGTCCATGCTGCAGGTGTTCGACCTCCGAAAGATCCTCGTCACCTACTACGTCAGG AGTATCATCTACTACGTGAGCCGCTCTCCAAAGCTGGAGGCCTGGCTGAGCCACGAAGGCATCGCGACGGCCCTGCGTCCTGTGCGGGCGCCTGGCTACGCTGACTCCGACCCCACCTTCTCTCTGAGCGTGGACGAGGACTACGACCTTCGCCTCTCCGGCCTCTCGCTGCCCTCCTTCTGCGCTGTGCACCTGGAGTGGATCCAGTACTGTGCCTCCCGGCGCGGCCAG CCTGTGGACCAGGATTGGAACTCGCCGCTGGTCACACTGTGTTTTGGCCTGTGTGTGCTGGGCCGCCGGGCCCTGGGGACCGCCTCCCACAGCATGTCTGCCAG CCTGGAGCCCTTCCTCTACGGCCTGCACGCCCTGTTTAAGGGGGACTTCCGGATCACCTCCCCGCGGGACGAGTGGGTCTTTGCCGACATGGACCTGCTTCACCGCGTGGTGGCGCCCGGGGTTCGCATGGCCCTCAAGCTTCACCAG GACCACTTCACATCCCCAGACGAGTACGAGGAGCCGGCCGCCCTATATGACGCCATCGCGGCCAACGAGGAGCGGCTGGTCATCTCACACGAGGGCGACCCAGCCTGGCGCAGCGCCATCCTCAGCAACACGCCCTCGCTGCTGGCGCTGCGCCACGTCCTGGACGACGCCTCGGACGAGTACAAGATCATCATGCTCAACCGGCGCCACCTCGGCTTCCGTGTCATCAAG GTGAACCGCGAGTGTGTGCGCGGCCTCTGGGCcgggcagcagcaggagctggtGTTCCTGCGCAACCGCAACCCTGAGCGCGGCAGCATCCAGAATGCCAAGCAGGCGCTCCGCAACATGATCAACTCCTCCTGCGACCAGCCGCTGGGCTACCCCATCTACGTGTCTCCCCTCACCACCTCGCTGGCCGGCAGCCACCCTCAGCTGCGGGCGCTGTGGGGTGGCCCCGTCAGCCTGGGCGCCATTGCCCACTGGCTTCTGCGCAGCTGGGAGAG GCTTCACAAGGGCTGTGGAGCCGGCTGCAATAGCGGCGGGAATGTGGATGACTCAGACTGTGGCGGAGGTGGTGGCTTGACCTCCCTCAGCAATAACCCCCCCTTGGCACAACCCACACCTGAGAACACAGCAG GCGCTGGGGACCAGCCCCTCCCACCAGGCCCTGCTTGGGGCCCGAGGCCCTCCCTGAGCGGCTCTGGTGATGGGCGCCCCCCTCCTCTGCTGCAGTGGCCACCCCCTCGGCTCCCTGGACCATCCCCCGCTTCACCGGCCCCCCCTGAGGGTCCCAGGCCCTCAAGGCCCCCTGGCCCTGGTCTCCTAAGTTCTGAGGGTCCCAGTGGGAAGTGGAGCCTGGGGGGTCGGAAGGGACTAGGGGGATCCGAGGGGGAGCCAGCCTCAGGGAGCCCTAAAGGAAGCACCCCCAAATCTCAG GCGCCCCTAGACCTCAGCCTCAACCCGGACATCAGCACTGAAGCCTCACCCCCCAGAACAGTGCGGGACATTCCTTGCTTGGACAGCAGTGCTCCTGAGGGTGGCACGCCCACCGGGGCCCTGGGCGACTGGCCTGCCCCTGCAGAGGAGCGAGAGAGCCCGGCAGCTCAGCCCCTCCTGGAGCATCAGTACTGA